Proteins from a genomic interval of Lysobacter arenosi:
- a CDS encoding class I SAM-dependent methyltransferase — protein MKRTLPVVLLSSLMSVALAGCASSAHDSTTEAAAAAGASAKPDNSAALDAAIAGSNRDPRNVVRDQYRHPRETLAFFGVAPQQTVIEITPGGGWYSEILAPYLKNGGHYVAAVWDDAIPGQPKYRYDLNKTLRGKFAGNAAVYGTPEVRVFDPKAPNFGPAGSADTVLTFRNAHNWVSDGNAEAYFKAFHDVLKPGGTLGVVDHRAKPDASLDAQKKSGYLTEALVIQLAQGAGFVLDEKSEINANAKDTTDHPNGVWTLPPVNRHDAADDAKYKAIGESDRMTLRFRKAK, from the coding sequence ATGAAACGCACGCTGCCCGTCGTCCTGCTGTCCAGCCTGATGTCCGTCGCACTTGCCGGCTGCGCCAGCAGCGCGCACGACTCCACCACCGAAGCGGCCGCCGCCGCTGGCGCGAGCGCCAAGCCGGACAACAGCGCCGCCCTCGATGCCGCCATCGCCGGCAGCAACCGTGATCCGCGCAATGTCGTGCGCGACCAGTATCGCCACCCGCGCGAGACGCTGGCCTTCTTCGGCGTGGCGCCGCAGCAGACCGTCATCGAGATCACCCCGGGCGGCGGCTGGTATTCGGAGATCCTCGCGCCGTACCTGAAGAACGGCGGCCACTATGTCGCCGCGGTCTGGGACGACGCGATCCCCGGCCAGCCCAAGTACCGCTACGACCTCAACAAGACCCTGCGCGGCAAGTTCGCCGGCAACGCCGCCGTCTACGGCACGCCGGAAGTGCGCGTGTTCGATCCGAAGGCGCCGAACTTCGGCCCGGCCGGCTCGGCCGATACCGTGCTGACCTTCCGCAACGCCCACAACTGGGTCAGCGACGGCAATGCCGAGGCCTACTTCAAGGCATTCCACGATGTCCTCAAGCCGGGCGGCACGCTCGGCGTGGTCGACCATCGCGCCAAGCCGGACGCCAGCCTGGATGCTCAGAAGAAGTCGGGCTACCTGACCGAAGCGCTGGTGATCCAGCTCGCCCAGGGCGCCGGTTTCGTGCTCGATGAAAAGAGCGAGATCAACGCCAACGCCAAGGACACCACCGACCATCCCAACGGTGTGTGGACGCTGCCGCCGGTCAACCGCCACGACGCCGCCGATGACGCCAAGTACAAGGCCATCGGTGAAAGCGATCGGATGACGCTGCGGTTCCGCAAGGCGAAGTGA
- a CDS encoding LysR substrate-binding domain-containing protein, whose protein sequence is MSRPPLQALIGFAAAARMGNLTRAAESMHLTVSALSHQIRAIEERLGRRLFVRGARGVRLTDDGQALYERIAPHLDAIERALQPRVCRDDSLTITLMPSFASSWLVPRLPRFLAAHPQLEISLQSNIGVVDFARETVIDAGIRFGPGKWPGLEAVHLFDDWVTPTASPALLERLGYPTLQTLGSFPLLGAPGGRWSEWFAEFGGTPPERFVAILDDSENLHRAAVEGLGIVLGRMTLARPLIEAGRLVTLFDERFKAEFAHYLVFPPRSRGHRGLAVFRDWLLEEAQVYEAAEAIPPRHVGAARKATKVVKTPKTTPATRRRKGG, encoded by the coding sequence ATGAGTCGTCCGCCCCTGCAGGCCCTGATCGGATTCGCCGCCGCCGCGCGCATGGGCAACCTCACCCGCGCGGCCGAGTCGATGCACCTGACGGTCAGCGCCCTGAGTCATCAGATCCGCGCCATCGAAGAGCGGCTTGGACGACGCCTGTTCGTGCGCGGCGCACGCGGCGTGCGCCTCACCGACGACGGCCAGGCGTTGTACGAACGCATCGCGCCGCACCTGGACGCAATCGAGCGTGCGCTGCAGCCGCGCGTTTGCCGCGACGACTCGCTGACGATCACCTTGATGCCGTCGTTCGCATCGAGCTGGCTGGTGCCACGCCTGCCGCGCTTCCTCGCCGCGCATCCGCAACTGGAGATCAGCCTGCAATCGAACATCGGCGTGGTCGACTTCGCCCGCGAAACGGTGATCGATGCCGGCATCCGCTTCGGTCCGGGCAAGTGGCCGGGACTGGAAGCGGTGCACCTGTTCGACGACTGGGTGACGCCGACCGCGAGTCCGGCACTGCTCGAACGCCTGGGCTACCCGACGCTGCAGACGCTCGGCAGCTTTCCGTTGCTCGGCGCCCCCGGCGGTCGCTGGAGCGAATGGTTCGCCGAGTTCGGCGGCACGCCGCCGGAACGCTTCGTCGCCATCCTCGACGATTCGGAAAACCTGCACCGCGCTGCCGTCGAAGGTCTTGGCATCGTGCTCGGACGGATGACGCTGGCGCGTCCGCTGATCGAGGCCGGACGCCTGGTGACGTTGTTCGACGAACGCTTCAAGGCCGAGTTCGCCCATTACCTGGTGTTCCCGCCGCGTTCGCGCGGGCACCGCGGACTGGCCGTGTTCCGCGACTGGCTGCTGGAGGAAGCGCAGGTCTACGAGGCGGCCGAAGCCATACCGCCGCGCCATGTCGGTGCTGCACGCAAGGCGACCAAGGTGGTCAAGACGCCGAAGACGACCCCGGCCACCCGGCGCCGCAAGGGCGGGTGA
- a CDS encoding AraC family transcriptional regulator — MQGVPLQFEHPQDVAQFRRPAHRPGIELYRAHIVRHAFEPHTHEAFGLGAIESGVERFRYHGSEHLAPADSLVLMNPDALHTGRAETDGGWRYRMAYIDPDVVESVTGERGWWFADAVAHDPASAKQVTALLDGLWWAREPLAFDSLLSQLLDTFARQARRPPVARQAAPRFAPVIEYLRANLDRSMTLEELAGVAGLSPFHFLRSFRAVHHATPQQMLMALRLFEAKRLLAGGQAPARVAASVGLSDQAHLTRAFAARYGVTPARYRRQLRQ, encoded by the coding sequence ATGCAAGGCGTCCCCCTCCAGTTCGAGCACCCGCAGGACGTGGCGCAGTTCCGCCGGCCGGCGCACCGCCCCGGCATCGAGCTGTATCGCGCGCACATCGTCCGCCACGCCTTCGAGCCGCACACGCACGAAGCCTTCGGCCTGGGCGCGATCGAATCCGGGGTCGAGCGCTTCCGCTATCACGGCAGCGAGCACCTGGCACCGGCGGATTCACTGGTACTGATGAATCCCGATGCGTTGCATACCGGTCGCGCCGAGACCGATGGCGGCTGGCGCTACCGCATGGCCTACATCGATCCGGACGTGGTGGAGTCCGTCACCGGCGAGCGCGGCTGGTGGTTCGCCGATGCCGTCGCCCACGATCCTGCAAGCGCGAAGCAAGTGACGGCGTTGCTCGACGGCCTGTGGTGGGCACGCGAACCATTGGCGTTCGACAGTCTGTTGTCGCAGTTGCTCGACACCTTCGCCCGCCAGGCCCGGCGCCCACCGGTTGCACGCCAGGCTGCGCCGCGCTTCGCGCCGGTCATCGAGTACCTGCGTGCGAACCTCGACCGGTCGATGACGCTGGAAGAACTGGCCGGCGTGGCGGGACTGAGCCCCTTCCACTTCCTGCGCAGCTTCCGCGCGGTCCACCACGCCACGCCGCAGCAGATGCTGATGGCGTTGCGCCTGTTCGAAGCCAAGCGACTGCTGGCGGGTGGCCAGGCACCCGCACGGGTGGCTGCCAGCGTCGGCCTGAGTGACCAGGCCCACCTCACGCGCGCCTTCGCCGCCCGTTACGGCGTGACGCCGGCGCGCTACCGCCGGCAGCTGCGCCAGTAG
- a CDS encoding DMT family transporter, with product MWIGTLYALAAGLMWGLVFVGPLLLPEYPAALQSVGRYLAFGLIALPLAWMDRAALRRLSRSDWREAVKLVLIGNLLYYLCLASAIQLAGAPLPTMIIGTLPVVIAISANLRDHRRDGRLPWRALLPSLLLIAAGIGCVNHVELQALRADPDADPARYAQGALLAIVAVACWTWYPLRNADWLRAHPDRSPRTWATAQGVATLPLAAAGYGLLWIGMALAGAEFQMPFGPRPWFFIGLMAAIGLFASWLGTTCWNEASQRLPTALAGQLIVFETLAALAYAFALRGQMPGALTLLGIALLIGGVMWAVRIRPEQAVAEVHAS from the coding sequence ATGTGGATCGGAACCCTCTACGCGCTAGCTGCCGGCCTGATGTGGGGCCTGGTCTTCGTTGGCCCGCTGTTGCTGCCCGAGTATCCCGCGGCGCTGCAGTCGGTCGGCCGCTACCTCGCCTTCGGCCTGATCGCGCTGCCGCTGGCGTGGATGGACCGCGCCGCGCTGCGACGGCTCTCGCGCAGCGACTGGCGCGAAGCAGTGAAGCTGGTCCTCATCGGCAACCTGCTCTATTACCTGTGCCTGGCCAGCGCCATCCAGCTTGCCGGTGCACCGCTGCCGACGATGATCATCGGCACCTTGCCGGTGGTGATCGCGATCAGTGCGAACCTGCGCGACCACCGTCGTGATGGTCGCCTGCCGTGGCGCGCGCTGCTGCCATCGCTGTTGCTGATCGCCGCCGGCATCGGCTGCGTAAACCACGTCGAACTGCAGGCACTGCGTGCCGATCCCGACGCTGATCCGGCTCGCTACGCCCAGGGCGCGCTACTCGCGATCGTCGCCGTCGCCTGCTGGACCTGGTACCCGCTGCGCAACGCCGACTGGCTGCGTGCCCACCCGGACCGCAGCCCGCGCACCTGGGCGACGGCGCAGGGCGTGGCCACGCTGCCGCTGGCCGCGGCGGGCTATGGCCTGCTGTGGATCGGCATGGCGCTAGCCGGTGCGGAATTCCAGATGCCGTTCGGTCCGCGGCCGTGGTTCTTCATCGGCCTGATGGCGGCGATCGGCCTGTTCGCCTCCTGGCTGGGCACGACCTGCTGGAACGAAGCCAGCCAGCGCTTGCCGACCGCGCTGGCGGGGCAGCTGATCGTGTTCGAGACCCTGGCAGCGCTGGCCTATGCCTTTGCGCTGCGCGGTCAGATGCCGGGCGCATTGACGCTGCTGGGCATCGCGCTGCTGATTGGCGGCGTCATGTGGGCGGTGCGGATCCGCCCGGAGCAGGCCGTTGCCGAGGTCCACGCTTCCTAG
- a CDS encoding DUF4344 domain-containing metallopeptidase, translating to MSPRVLIVTLSLALGAVSGAFGYSLIVAKREPAKLAAARAEGRAEGRADAEKAVSDELAALKPVVFGKAANAESKVGGVQFGFEYVKPKTPALEEYYKLAHDGDMLHKLPEVQAIDGMLMLPRQINYLTAECGEPNAFYSPERGEVVMCYETMKVLLERGREIAAQNKLGDDYAQRYLEANVRFILLHETGHALINMLQIPITGREEDAVDQLATTLMLRFAGLDESTTVVTENLRMASNWFLARSTGEYNLDAYADQHALGEQRYFNLQCLLYGSDPARYLSIVTDGDLPEARAKGCPEEARRISRSWLRLLLPYVAPKFEMTEEKANRLFQQREQERDRNASLPYVRPSTSQ from the coding sequence ATGTCGCCAAGAGTCCTGATCGTCACGTTGTCGTTGGCCCTGGGTGCGGTCAGCGGTGCCTTCGGCTATTCGTTGATCGTCGCCAAGCGTGAGCCGGCGAAGCTGGCCGCGGCACGCGCCGAGGGCCGGGCCGAAGGTCGCGCCGACGCCGAGAAGGCGGTCAGCGACGAACTGGCCGCGCTCAAGCCGGTCGTGTTCGGCAAGGCCGCCAATGCCGAGTCCAAGGTCGGTGGCGTGCAGTTCGGCTTCGAGTACGTCAAGCCGAAGACACCGGCGCTGGAGGAGTACTACAAGCTCGCCCATGACGGCGACATGCTGCACAAGCTGCCGGAAGTGCAGGCCATCGACGGCATGCTGATGCTGCCGCGACAGATCAACTACCTCACCGCCGAGTGCGGCGAGCCCAACGCGTTCTACTCGCCCGAACGCGGCGAAGTGGTGATGTGCTACGAGACGATGAAGGTGCTGCTCGAGCGCGGTCGCGAGATCGCCGCGCAGAACAAGCTCGGCGACGACTATGCGCAGCGCTACCTCGAGGCGAACGTGCGCTTCATCCTGCTGCACGAGACCGGCCACGCGCTGATCAACATGCTGCAGATCCCGATCACCGGGCGCGAGGAAGACGCGGTCGACCAGCTGGCCACCACGCTGATGCTGCGTTTTGCAGGCCTCGACGAGTCGACCACGGTGGTGACCGAGAACCTGCGCATGGCCTCGAACTGGTTCCTTGCGCGCAGCACCGGTGAGTACAACCTCGATGCCTACGCCGACCAGCACGCGCTGGGCGAGCAGCGCTACTTCAACCTGCAGTGCCTACTGTACGGCAGCGATCCGGCGCGTTACCTCAGCATCGTCACCGATGGTGACCTGCCGGAAGCGCGCGCGAAGGGTTGTCCGGAAGAGGCACGACGCATCAGCCGTTCGTGGCTGCGCCTGCTGCTGCCGTACGTGGCGCCGAAGTTCGAGATGACCGAAGAGAAGGCCAACCGCTTGTTCCAGCAGCGCGAGCAGGAGCGGGATCGCAACGCATCGTTGCCTTACGTGCGTCCTTCGACGTCGCAATAG
- a CDS encoding NADP-dependent isocitrate dehydrogenase codes for MSNTPKIIYTLTDEAPFLATQSLLPIVAAYTATAGIAVETRDISLAGRILSQFPDFLKDDQKIGDHLAELGELATTPDANIIKLPNISASVPQLKAAIVELQQQGYALPDYPEEPQGERENEIKARYDKIKGSAVNPVLREGNSDRRAPLSVKNYARKHPHRMGKWNSESKSHVAHMDAGDFYGSEQSYLVEKAGTVSIDLVGKDGRRNMLKTNIKVKAGELIDASVMSASALSRFVDAQIEDAKAQGVLFSLHLKATMMKVSDPIMFGIVVKRYYRDVLAKHGKELEQAGFDPNNGIGDLYARLSSLPADVAAAIETDIVTEYTRRPALAMVNSDKGITNLHVPSDVIVDASMPAMIRDSGCMWNTDGKLQDTKAVIPDRCYAGIYQAVIDDCKANGAFDPATMGSVPNVGLMAQKAEEYGSHDKTFQIPADGTVHVLDEAGNVLMEHAVEAGDIWRMCQTKDAPIQDWVKLAVNRARLSHTPAVFWLDPKRAHDANVIAKVERYLADHDTSGLDIRILAPVEAMKLSLERIRKGQDTISVTGNVLRDYLTDLFPIMELGTSAKMLSIVPLMAGGGLFETGAGGSAPKHVQQFVEEDYLRWDSLGEFLALAASIEHMAERHGDARARVLADALDAANGKFLDNDKSPSRKVGGIDNRGSHFYLAMYWAQALAAQDADAGLKARFAKLAATLESNETKIVEELAAVQGKPVEIGGYYHPDVALMSKAMRPSETFNAAVAAL; via the coding sequence ATGTCCAACACCCCCAAGATCATCTACACGCTGACCGACGAAGCGCCGTTCCTGGCCACGCAGTCGTTGCTGCCGATCGTCGCGGCGTACACCGCCACCGCGGGCATAGCTGTCGAGACGCGCGACATTTCGCTGGCCGGTCGCATCCTGTCGCAGTTCCCTGATTTCCTGAAGGACGATCAGAAGATCGGCGACCACCTGGCCGAGCTGGGCGAACTGGCGACCACGCCGGACGCGAACATCATCAAGCTGCCCAACATCAGCGCCTCGGTGCCGCAGCTCAAGGCCGCCATCGTCGAGCTGCAGCAGCAGGGCTATGCGCTGCCGGACTACCCGGAAGAGCCGCAGGGCGAGCGCGAGAACGAGATCAAGGCCCGCTACGACAAGATCAAGGGCAGCGCGGTCAACCCGGTGCTGCGCGAAGGCAACTCCGACCGCCGCGCCCCGCTGTCGGTGAAGAACTACGCCCGCAAGCATCCGCACCGCATGGGCAAGTGGAACAGCGAATCGAAGTCGCACGTCGCGCACATGGACGCCGGTGACTTCTACGGCAGCGAGCAGTCGTACCTGGTCGAGAAGGCCGGCACGGTCTCCATCGACCTGGTTGGCAAGGACGGCCGCCGCAACATGCTCAAGACCAACATCAAGGTCAAAGCCGGCGAGCTGATCGACGCTTCGGTGATGAGCGCTTCGGCGCTGTCGCGCTTCGTCGATGCGCAGATCGAGGATGCCAAGGCGCAGGGCGTGCTCTTCTCGCTGCACCTGAAGGCGACGATGATGAAGGTCTCCGACCCGATCATGTTCGGCATCGTGGTCAAGCGTTACTACCGTGACGTGCTGGCCAAGCACGGCAAGGAACTCGAGCAGGCCGGCTTCGATCCCAACAACGGCATCGGCGATCTGTACGCGCGCCTGTCGTCGCTGCCGGCCGACGTGGCCGCCGCCATCGAGACCGACATCGTCACCGAGTACACCCGCCGCCCGGCACTGGCGATGGTCAACTCCGACAAGGGCATCACCAACCTGCACGTGCCCAGCGACGTGATCGTCGACGCCTCGATGCCGGCGATGATCCGCGACTCGGGCTGCATGTGGAACACCGACGGCAAGCTGCAGGACACCAAGGCGGTGATCCCGGACCGCTGCTACGCCGGCATCTACCAGGCGGTGATCGACGACTGCAAGGCCAATGGCGCCTTTGATCCGGCGACGATGGGCAGCGTGCCCAACGTCGGCCTGATGGCCCAGAAGGCCGAAGAGTACGGTTCGCACGACAAGACCTTCCAGATCCCCGCCGACGGCACCGTGCACGTGCTCGACGAGGCCGGCAACGTGCTGATGGAGCACGCGGTGGAAGCCGGCGACATCTGGCGCATGTGCCAGACCAAGGACGCGCCGATCCAGGACTGGGTCAAGCTCGCCGTCAACCGCGCGCGCCTGAGCCACACCCCGGCGGTGTTCTGGCTGGATCCGAAGCGCGCGCACGACGCCAACGTGATCGCCAAGGTCGAGCGTTACCTCGCCGACCACGACACCAGCGGCCTGGACATCCGCATCCTCGCCCCGGTCGAGGCGATGAAGCTGTCGCTCGAGCGCATCCGCAAGGGCCAGGACACGATCTCGGTGACCGGCAACGTGCTGCGTGACTACCTGACCGACCTGTTCCCGATCATGGAGCTGGGCACCAGTGCCAAGATGCTGTCGATCGTGCCGCTGATGGCCGGCGGTGGCCTGTTCGAGACCGGCGCCGGCGGTTCGGCCCCCAAGCACGTGCAGCAGTTCGTCGAAGAGGACTACCTGCGCTGGGATTCGCTCGGCGAGTTCCTGGCGCTGGCTGCCTCGATCGAACACATGGCCGAGCGCCATGGCGATGCGCGCGCACGCGTGCTCGCCGATGCCCTCGATGCCGCCAACGGCAAGTTCCTCGACAACGACAAGTCGCCGTCGCGCAAGGTCGGCGGTATCGACAACCGTGGCAGCCACTTCTACCTGGCGATGTACTGGGCCCAGGCGCTGGCCGCGCAGGATGCCGATGCAGGCCTGAAGGCGCGCTTCGCCAAGCTCGCCGCCACGCTGGAGAGCAACGAGACGAAGATCGTCGAGGAGCTGGCCGCGGTGCAGGGCAAGCCGGTGGAGATCGGCGGCTACTACCACCCGGACGTCGCGCTGATGTCGAAGGCGATGCGCCCGAGCGAGACGTTCAATGCGGCGGTGGCGGCGCTGTAA
- a CDS encoding UPF0149 family protein: protein MKVPAYLDDTQIEQLAELLEQRAVPFKGFNLEALDGYLSALAVGPEVIPFEQWQGPVWGTQPRWKDDEERETVEALLQGHWNMVSQRVRFGDDDLPDHLAPLLWLPEDPEEEQEDDLDVGRDWAFGFFRGVELSEIPWDTWLDEHEWIDEIFLRFDRLASGEVIGEDPEQPGTPVSYRERLEIIASLPGMLADLHHQRIESLTPREPIRREATPDRNEPCPCGSGKKYKKCCGAA, encoded by the coding sequence ATGAAAGTCCCCGCCTATCTCGACGACACCCAGATCGAACAACTGGCCGAGCTGCTGGAACAGCGCGCGGTGCCCTTCAAGGGCTTCAACCTGGAAGCACTCGACGGCTATCTGTCCGCGCTCGCGGTCGGCCCGGAAGTCATCCCGTTCGAGCAGTGGCAAGGCCCGGTCTGGGGCACGCAGCCGCGCTGGAAGGACGACGAAGAGCGCGAGACCGTCGAAGCCCTGCTGCAGGGCCACTGGAATATGGTCAGCCAGCGCGTGCGCTTTGGTGACGACGACCTGCCCGACCATCTGGCGCCGCTGCTGTGGCTGCCCGAGGACCCGGAAGAGGAACAGGAGGACGACCTCGATGTCGGTCGCGACTGGGCCTTCGGCTTCTTCCGCGGCGTCGAACTGAGCGAGATCCCCTGGGACACGTGGCTGGACGAGCACGAGTGGATCGACGAGATCTTCCTGCGCTTCGACCGTCTCGCCAGCGGCGAGGTCATCGGCGAGGATCCGGAGCAGCCCGGCACGCCGGTCAGCTACCGCGAGCGCCTGGAGATCATCGCCAGCCTGCCGGGCATGCTTGCCGACCTGCATCACCAGCGCATCGAGTCGCTGACGCCGCGCGAGCCGATCCGCCGCGAAGCCACGCCCGATCGCAACGAGCCGTGCCCGTGCGGCAGCGGCAAGAAGTACAAGAAGTGCTGCGGAGCCGCCTGA
- a CDS encoding YchJ family protein, translated as MCPCGLGRPYAACCGLLHAGAIAETAEALMRSRYSAYVLGDIDYLLATWHADTRPARFDLGDAAATRWLGLEVRRHAMTGADSAIVEFVARYKSGGSPAVRLHELSRFVREDGRWFYVDGDH; from the coding sequence ATGTGTCCCTGCGGCCTCGGCCGCCCGTATGCCGCCTGCTGCGGGCTGCTGCACGCCGGCGCCATTGCCGAAACCGCCGAAGCGCTGATGCGATCGCGTTACAGCGCCTATGTCCTGGGCGACATCGACTACCTGCTGGCGACCTGGCATGCCGATACCCGACCCGCCCGGTTCGACCTGGGCGATGCCGCGGCAACGCGCTGGCTCGGGCTGGAGGTCAGGCGGCATGCGATGACAGGCGCCGACAGCGCCATCGTCGAATTCGTCGCCCGTTACAAGTCGGGCGGATCGCCGGCGGTGCGACTGCACGAACTGAGCCGCTTCGTGCGCGAGGACGGACGCTGGTTCTACGTCGACGGCGATCACTGA
- a CDS encoding LysM peptidoglycan-binding domain-containing protein, whose amino-acid sequence MTTPDKKADFSGVSANVDTTAEKVEKADFSGVTASVDTTAEKVGEQTYTVAKGDTLSHIAKQFYGSANKWNAIFEANRDQLDDPDRIQPGQVLKIPPQD is encoded by the coding sequence ATGACCACACCGGACAAGAAAGCCGATTTCTCCGGCGTCAGCGCCAACGTCGACACCACCGCCGAGAAGGTCGAGAAGGCCGATTTCTCTGGCGTGACCGCATCGGTCGACACCACCGCCGAAAAAGTCGGCGAGCAGACCTATACCGTCGCCAAGGGCGACACCCTTTCGCATATCGCCAAGCAGTTCTACGGCAGTGCGAACAAGTGGAACGCGATCTTCGAGGCCAACCGCGACCAGCTGGACGATCCCGACAGGATCCAGCCAGGGCAGGTGCTGAAGATTCCGCCGCAGGACTGA
- the queF gene encoding NADPH-dependent 7-cyano-7-deazaguanine reductase QueF (Catalyzes the NADPH-dependent reduction of 7-cyano-7-deazaguanine (preQ0) to 7-aminomethyl-7-deazaguanine (preQ1) in queuosine biosynthesis), with the protein MTHQDLPLGRHVDYPREYDASLLFPIARALGRGHIGIDDDALPFIGLDRWHAYELSWLDAHGKPHVGTATITVPATAPNLIESKSLKLYLNSFNSSRFDSDQAVRERMAADLTRAAGAPVEVAFGLPPIDESADNAIVDCIDGLDVAIDDYGPPNAAHLAADPAHVVTETLTSSLLKSNCPVTGQPDWARVVITYHGPQLDRAGLLRYLVSFRDHAEFHEQCVERIFSDLVAHASPQRLSVEARYTRRGGLDINPWRATPGSEQPTAGRDERQ; encoded by the coding sequence ATGACCCACCAAGACCTGCCGCTCGGCCGCCACGTCGACTACCCGCGCGAGTACGACGCGTCCCTGCTGTTCCCGATCGCCCGTGCGCTCGGCCGCGGCCACATCGGCATCGACGACGATGCGTTGCCCTTCATCGGCCTCGACCGCTGGCATGCCTATGAGCTGAGCTGGCTCGATGCCCATGGCAAGCCGCACGTCGGCACGGCGACGATCACGGTGCCGGCGACGGCACCGAACCTGATCGAGTCGAAGTCGCTGAAGCTGTACCTCAACTCGTTCAACTCCTCGCGCTTCGACAGCGACCAGGCCGTGCGCGAACGCATGGCCGCCGATCTGACGCGCGCCGCGGGTGCGCCGGTGGAGGTCGCCTTCGGCCTGCCGCCGATCGACGAGAGTGCCGACAACGCCATCGTCGATTGCATCGACGGACTCGATGTCGCCATCGACGATTACGGCCCGCCGAATGCGGCGCACCTTGCCGCCGATCCAGCGCATGTCGTCACCGAGACGCTGACCAGTTCGCTGCTGAAGTCGAATTGCCCGGTCACCGGACAGCCCGACTGGGCGCGCGTGGTGATCACCTACCACGGTCCGCAGCTCGATCGCGCTGGCCTGCTGCGCTACCTGGTCTCTTTCCGCGACCACGCCGAGTTCCACGAGCAGTGCGTCGAACGCATTTTTTCCGATCTGGTCGCGCATGCGTCACCGCAGCGTCTGTCGGTGGAGGCTCGCTACACGCGTCGCGGTGGCCTGGACATCAATCCGTGGCGCGCAACACCGGGCAGCGAGCAGCCCACCGCCGGGCGCGACGAACGGCAGTAA
- a CDS encoding glutathione S-transferase family protein yields the protein MLTLYDYLPSRNAWKVRQLLQHLGQPWQTRIVSIFEGEGRRPDYLAISPTGTVPALELDDGRTIAESNAILMYLAEGSQYLPDDAYGRARVWQWLSFEQERIESQIGALRHWTLTGKLARRPEALVAIKRAAGANALAILERELSTREFIAGDRYGIADIAVFAYAGVAGEAGFNLDAYPNVSAWIERVTQQPGHLAQVHPYSMDPNSVKELG from the coding sequence ATGCTCACCCTCTACGACTACCTGCCTTCCCGCAACGCCTGGAAGGTGCGCCAGCTGCTGCAGCACCTGGGGCAGCCCTGGCAGACCCGCATCGTCAGCATCTTCGAGGGCGAAGGGCGCCGGCCGGACTACCTGGCGATCAGCCCCACCGGCACCGTGCCGGCGCTCGAACTGGACGACGGACGCACGATCGCCGAGTCCAACGCGATCCTGATGTACCTCGCCGAAGGGTCGCAGTACCTGCCCGACGATGCCTACGGGCGAGCCAGGGTCTGGCAATGGCTGTCGTTCGAGCAGGAGCGCATCGAGAGCCAGATCGGTGCGCTGCGCCATTGGACGCTGACCGGAAAGCTGGCGCGCCGGCCGGAGGCGCTGGTCGCGATCAAGCGTGCCGCCGGTGCGAACGCACTGGCCATCCTCGAACGCGAATTGTCGACGCGCGAGTTCATCGCCGGCGACCGCTATGGCATCGCCGACATCGCGGTGTTCGCGTATGCCGGCGTGGCCGGTGAAGCGGGATTCAATCTGGATGCCTATCCGAACGTGAGCGCGTGGATCGAGCGCGTGACGCAACAGCCGGGGCACCTGGCGCAGGTGCACCCGTACTCGATGGATCCCAACTCGGTGAAGGAGTTGGGATGA